The following coding sequences lie in one Larus michahellis chromosome 29, bLarMic1.1, whole genome shotgun sequence genomic window:
- the LOC141735103 gene encoding butyrophilin subfamily 1 member A1-like, with amino-acid sequence MGATCTRRLRPQMGFPASPRGLLSYFLTLHVLRLGSAEFRVVGPDRPLLATVGQDVVLPCHLSPRADARSWEIRWIRHQFSEIVHLYRNGEDLYGAQMEEYIGRTELVRDGLSGGILDLRLTGVRPSDDGQYVCTVQDATTYEEAMVELEVAAMGSVPLISLEAYENRGIRVVCGSAGWYPQPEVLWKAANGQRLPSVSQRRSSDERGLFEIQDVVVVSGKGDGNLSCVVRNSRLEQEQASSLHISAPFFHNARHWMAAMGIFLVLSVLSFGVIAYLWRRKVGLSRTLGKRDAELGKRDAALGERDTALMWRTFLLPQNPDVVTLDPSTAHSQLVLSEDFRCVRRKSKRKDTRKVPNNQKLPDAPERFLSGCCVLGREGFREGRHCWEVEVEVGDDSRWGVGVARESVERKKFSDWSPEGGIWAVQHSYGQFTSLTSRRTFLPQSPLPSRIWVCLDCARGLVTFLHADTGVEIFTFPSASFKGETLRPWFWVGTEKTQLCLRGSTPQTLIPPSLPSPAAGSPCPSPETPRAPLLDPAGDVPPSAPAQGAEGE; translated from the exons ATGGGTGCAACTTGTACACGTCGG ctgcgcccaCAGATGGggttccccgccagccccaggggccTCCTGAGTTATTTCCTGACTCTCCACGTGCTCCGCCTGGGATCAG CTGAGTTCAGAGTGGTGGGACCAGACCGACCTCTCCTTGCCACCGTGGGGCAGGACGTCGTGCTGCCGTGTCACTTGTCCCCACGCGCGGACGCTCGGAGCTGGGAGATCAGGTGGATCCGGCACCAGTTCTCTGAAATTGTGCATCTCTACCGAAATGGAGAGGACCTGTATGGGGCACAGATGGAGGAATACATTGGAAGGACAGAGTTGGTCAGAGATGGTCTCTCCGGTGGGATCCTGGACTTGCGACTCACTGGGGTGAGACCCTCTGATGATGGCCAGTACGTCTGCACCGTGCAGGATGCTACCACTTATGAAGAAGCcatggtggagctggaggtggcag ccatgggctccgTCCCTCTCATCTCTCTGGAGGCTTATGAGAACAGAGGCATCCGGGTGGTGTGTGGATCGGCCGGCTGGTACCCGCAACCGGAGGTGCTGTGGAAGGCTGCCAACGGGCAGCGTCTGCCCTCGGTCTCCCAGAGACGTTCCTCTGACGAGAGGGGCCTGTTTGAGATCCAAGATGTCGTCGTGGTGAGCGGGAAGGGCGATGGGAACTTGTCGTGCGTGGTGAGGAACAGccgcctggagcaggagcaggcgtcGTCCCTGCACATCTCAG ctccctTTTTCCACAATGCCCGTCACTGGATGGCAGCTATGGGTATCTTCCTCGTTCTTTCAGTGTTGTCATTTGGCGTCATTGCTTATCTCTGGCGAAGGAAAG tggggcTGTCCAGAACGCTGG gGAAACGAGATGCAGAACTAG gGAAACGAGATGCAGCACTAG gggAACGAGACACAGCACTGA TGTGGAGAACATTTCTGCTTCCTCAGAATCCAG aCGTGGTGACCCTGGATCCAAGCACGGCTCATTCCCAACTTGTCCTGTCAGAGGATTTCAGATGTGTGAGACGCAAAAGTAAAAGGAAGGACACCCGGAAGGTGCCCAACAACCAGAAATTGCCTGACGCCCCTGAGAGATTTCTGAGTGGCTGCTGCGTGCTGGGCCGGGAGGGGTTCCGGGAGGGGAGacactgctgggaggtggaggtggaggtgggagatgactCGCGGTGGGGTGTTGGGGTGGCCAGGGAGTCTGTGGAGAGGAAGAAGTTCTCGGACTGGAGCCCTGAAGGAGGGATCTGGGCAGTGCAGCACAGCTATGGGCAGTTCACGTCTCTCACCTCTCGTCGCACCTTCCTCCCCCagtccccgctccccagcaggaTCTGGGTCTGTCTGGACTGCGCCCGGGGGCTGGTGACTTTCCTCCATGCCGACACCGGGGTCGAGATCTTCACGTTCCCATCAGCCTCGTTCAAAGGGGAGACCCTGCGCCCCTGGTTTTGGGTAGGAACAgagaaaacccagctgtgcctgaGGGGCAGCACCCCCCAGACcctcatccccccttccctcccctccccagccgccggcagcccctgcccttctccagagACTCCCCGCGCTCCTCTCCTGGATCCCGCGGGAGatgtccctccctctgccccagcccagggagcagagggggagtga
- the LOC141735104 gene encoding butyrophilin subfamily 1 member A1-like, with the protein MGATCTRRLRPQMGFPASPRGLLSYFLTLHVLRLGSAEFRVVGPDRPLLATVGQDVVLPCHLSPCADARSLEIRWIRHQFSETVHLYRNGEDLDWAQMREYIGRTQLVRDGLSSGTLDLRLTGVRPSDDGQYICTVRDAASYEEAMVELEVAAMGSVPLISLEAHQDGGIRVVCGSAGWYPQPEVLWKAANGQRLPSVSQRRSSDERGLFEIQDVVVVSGKGDGNLSCVVRNSRLEQEQASSLHISAPFFHNARHWMAALGVFLMLSVVSFGVIAYLWRRKVGLSRTLGKRDAELAWRKFLLPENQDVVTLDPNTAHSQLVLSADRRRVRWQSEERDLPNIPERFTYWFCVLGQERFREGRHCWEVEVKGEVGGESRWGIGVAKESVERRGRSFLSPDGGIWAVRHKGGRFASLTSRRTFLPRFLLPSRICVCLDCARGLVTFLDVNTGVEIFTFPPASFKGETLRPWFWIGTEKTQLCLRGSTS; encoded by the exons ATGGGTGCAACTTGTACACGTCGG ctgcgcccgcAGATGGggttccccgccagccccaggggccTCCTGAGTTATTTCCTGACTCTCCACGTGCTCCGCCTGGGATCAG CTGAGTTCAGAGTGGTGGGACCAGACCGACCTCTCCTTGCCACCGTGGGGCAGGACGTCGTGCTGCCGTGTCACTTGTCCCCATGCGCGGACGCTCGGAGCTTGGAGATCAGGTGGATCCGGCACCAGTTCTCGGAAACGGTGCATCTCTACCGAAATGGAGAGGACCTGGATTGGGCACAGATGAGGGAATACATTGGAAGGACACAGTTGGTCAGAGATGGTCTCTCCAGTGGGACCCTGGACTTGCGACTCACTGGGGTGAGACCCTCTGATGATGGCCAGTACATCTGCACTGTGAGAGATGCTGCCTCTTATGAAGAAGCcatggtggagctggaggtggcag ccatgggctccgTCCCTCTCATCTCTCTGGAAGCTCACCAGGATGGAGGCATCCGGGTGGTGTGTGGATCGGCCGGCTGGTACCCACAACCGGAGGTGCTGTGGAAGGCTGCCAACGGGCAGCGTCTGCCCTCGGTCTCCCAGAGACGTTCCTCTGACGAGAGGGGCCTGTTTGAGATCCAAGATGTCGTCGTGGTGAGCGGGAAGGGCGATGGGAACTTGTCGTGCGTGGTGAGGAACAGccgcctggagcaggagcaggcgtcGTCCCTGCACATCTCAG ctccctTTTTCCACAACGCCCGTCACTGGATGGCAGCTCTGGGTGTCTTCCTCATGCTTTCAGTGGTGTCATTTGGCGTCATCGCTTATCTCTGGCGAAGGAAAG tggggcTGTCCAGAACGCTGG ggaaaCGAGATGCAGAACTAG CGTGGAGAAAGTTCCTGCTTCCTGAAAATCAAG aCGTGGTGACCCTGGATCCGAACACGGCTCATTCCCAACTCGTCCTGTCGGCCGATCGGAGGCGTGTGAGGTGGCAAAGCGAAGAGCGGGACCTGCCCAACATCCCGGAGAGATTTACCTATTGGTTCTGCGTTTTGGGCCAGGAGAGGTTCCGGGAGGGGAGacactgctgggaggtggaggtgaagggggaggtgggaggcGAGTCGCGGTGGGGCATTGGGGTGGCCAAGGAGTctgtggagaggagagggagatcCTTCCTGAGCCCGGACGGAGGGATCTGGGCGGTGAGGCACAAGGGAGGGCGTTTCGCGTCTCTCACCTCTCGTCGCACCTTCCTCCCCCGgttcctgctccccagcaggatcTGTGTCTGTCTGGACTGCGCCCGGGGGCTGGTGACTTTTCTCGATGTCAACACCGGGGTCGAGATCTTCACGTTCCCACCAGCCTCGTTCAAAGGGGAGACCCTGCGCCCCTGGTTTTGGATAGGAACAgagaaaacccagctgtgcctgaGGGGCAGCACCTCTTAG
- the LOC141735188 gene encoding butyrophilin subfamily 1 member A1-like isoform X2: protein MGFPASPRGLLSYFLTLHVLRLGSAEFRVVGPDRPLLATVGQDVVLPCHLSPRADTQSLEIRWIRHQFSETVHLYRNGEDLYGAQMEEYIGRTELVRDGLSNGTLDLRLAGVRPSDDGQYVCSVQNATTYEEAMVELEVAAMGSVPLLSLEAHQDGGIRVVCGSAGWYPQPEVLWKAANGQRLPSVSQRRSSDERGLFEIQDVVVVSGKGDGNLSCVVRNSRLEQEQASSLHISAPFFHNVIHWMAALGVSLVFLVASCGFSVYLWLKKEEPRRSTG from the exons ATGGggttccccgccagccccaggggccTCCTGAGTTATTTCCTGACTCTCCACGTGCTCCGCCTGGGATCAG CTGAGTTCAGAGTGGTGGGACCAGACCGACCTCTCCTTGCCACCGTGGGGCAGGACGTCGTGCTGCCGTGTCACTTGTCCCCACGCGCGGACACTCAGAGCTTGGAGATCAGGTGGATCCGGCACCAGTTCTCGGAAACGGTGCATCTCTACCGAAATGGAGAGGACCTGTATGGGGCACAGATGGAGGAATACATTGGAAGGACAGAGTTGGTCAGAGATGGTCTCTCCAATGGGACCCTGGACTTGCGACTCGCTGGGGTGAGACCCTCTGATGATGGCCAGTATGTCTGCAGCGTGCAAAATGCTACCACTTATGAAGAAGCcatggtggagctggaggtggcag ccatgggctctgtccctctcctctctctggagGCTCACCAGGACGGAGGCATCCGGGTGGTGTGTGGATCGGCCGGCTGGTACCCACAACCGGAGGTGCTGTGGAAGGCTGCCAACGGGCAGCGTCTGCCCTCGGTCTCCCAGAGACGTTCCTCTGACGAGAGGGGCCTGTTTGAGATCCAAGATGTCGTCGTGGTGAGCGGGAAGGGCGATGGGAACTTGTCGTGCGTGGTGAGGAACAGccgcctggagcaggagcaggcgtcGTCCCTGCACATCTCAG ctccctTTTTCCACAATGTCATTCACTGGATGGCAGCTCTGGGTGTCTCCCTCGTGTTTTTAGTGGCATCATGTGGTTTCAGTGTTTATCTCTGGCTAAAGAAAG aggaACCGAGACGCAGCActgggtga
- the LOC141735188 gene encoding butyrophilin subfamily 1 member A1-like isoform X1, whose amino-acid sequence MGFPASPRGLLSYFLTLHVLRLGSAEFRVVGPDRPLLATVGQDVVLPCHLSPRADTQSLEIRWIRHQFSETVHLYRNGEDLYGAQMEEYIGRTELVRDGLSNGTLDLRLAGVRPSDDGQYVCSVQNATTYEEAMVELEVAAMGSVPLLSLEAHQDGGIRVVCGSAGWYPQPEVLWKAANGQRLPSVSQRRSSDERGLFEIQDVVVVSGKGDGNLSCVVRNSRLEQEQASSLHISAPFFHNVIHWMAALGVSLVFLVASCGFSVYLWLKKGKRDAEPKEPRRSTG is encoded by the exons ATGGggttccccgccagccccaggggccTCCTGAGTTATTTCCTGACTCTCCACGTGCTCCGCCTGGGATCAG CTGAGTTCAGAGTGGTGGGACCAGACCGACCTCTCCTTGCCACCGTGGGGCAGGACGTCGTGCTGCCGTGTCACTTGTCCCCACGCGCGGACACTCAGAGCTTGGAGATCAGGTGGATCCGGCACCAGTTCTCGGAAACGGTGCATCTCTACCGAAATGGAGAGGACCTGTATGGGGCACAGATGGAGGAATACATTGGAAGGACAGAGTTGGTCAGAGATGGTCTCTCCAATGGGACCCTGGACTTGCGACTCGCTGGGGTGAGACCCTCTGATGATGGCCAGTATGTCTGCAGCGTGCAAAATGCTACCACTTATGAAGAAGCcatggtggagctggaggtggcag ccatgggctctgtccctctcctctctctggagGCTCACCAGGACGGAGGCATCCGGGTGGTGTGTGGATCGGCCGGCTGGTACCCACAACCGGAGGTGCTGTGGAAGGCTGCCAACGGGCAGCGTCTGCCCTCGGTCTCCCAGAGACGTTCCTCTGACGAGAGGGGCCTGTTTGAGATCCAAGATGTCGTCGTGGTGAGCGGGAAGGGCGATGGGAACTTGTCGTGCGTGGTGAGGAACAGccgcctggagcaggagcaggcgtcGTCCCTGCACATCTCAG ctccctTTTTCCACAATGTCATTCACTGGATGGCAGCTCTGGGTGTCTCCCTCGTGTTTTTAGTGGCATCATGTGGTTTCAGTGTTTATCTCTGGCTAAAGAAAG ggaaaCGAGACGCAGAACCga aggaACCGAGACGCAGCActgggtga
- the RPS18 gene encoding small ribosomal subunit protein uS13 yields MSLVIPEKFQHILRVLNTNIDGRRKIAFAITAIKGVGRRYAHVVLRKADIDLTKRAGELTEDEVERVITIMQNPRQYKIPDWFLNRQKDVKDGKYSQVLANGLDNKLREDLERLKKIRAHRGLRHFWGLRVRGQHTKTTGRRGRTVGVSKKK; encoded by the exons ATG TCTCTCGTCATCCCTGAGAAGTTCCAGCACATCCTGcgcgtcctcaacaccaacatcGACGGGCGCCGCAAAATCGCCTTCGCCATCACCGCCATCAAG GGTGTGGGGCGCCGCTatgcccacgtggtgctgcgcaAGGCCGACATCGACCTCACCAAGCGCGCGGGCGAGCTGACCGAGGATGAG GTGGAGCGGGTGATCACCATCATGCAGAACCCCCGGCAGTACAAGATCCCCGACTGGTTCCTCAACCGGCAGAAGGACGTGAAGGACGGGAAGTACAGCCAG gtGCTGGCCAACGGGTTGGACAATAAACTCCGGGAGGATTTGGAGCGGCTGAAGAAAATCCGGGCGCATCGGGGGCTGCGGCACTtctgggg GCTGCGCGTGCGAGGCCAGCACACCAAGACCACCGGCCGGCGGGGCCGCACCGTCGGCGTCTCCAAGAAGaagtga
- the VPS52 gene encoding vacuolar protein sorting-associated protein 52 homolog isoform X1, producing MTAAANMAAEAAVRVSEAPLEAELEAELGRGPPEAELDLEGEDLVLDEVDVHIQANLEDALVQEALKTGVDLRQYSKQVELELQEVERASIRDYIKESENIASLHNQITACDAILERMEQMLSAFQCDLSSISSEIRTLQEQSVAMNLRLKNRRAVRRQLGQLLDELVVPAAMISTILEAPVTEPEFLEQLQELNGKINSVKEQAFRETVACADVQHVLEKLKIKAVTKIREFVLQKIYSFRKPMTNYQIPQNALLKYRFFYQFLLGNERVVAQELREQYVDTMSKIYLSYFKSYTSRLMKIQYEEVAEKDDLMGVEDTAKKGFFSKPSLKNRNTVFTLGNRGSVIGAAELEGPIIVPHAAQKSDVRYPFESLFRSQHYALLDNSCREYLFLCDFFMVTGPSAQDLFNAVMGKTLAMFLKHMEAYVCDCYDSIAVFLCIHIVLRFKAIMAKRNIPAVDKYWDTLLEILWPRFEHILELNIQSIQSTDPQKLGFLDTRPHYITRRYAEFSSAIVSINQTFPNEKTHALLGQLQVEVENFVLRVAAEFSSRKEQLIFLINNYDMMLGVLMERAVEESKEVEGFQQLLSARTQEFIEEILSPPFGGMIAFVKEAEALLEKGQLERLRGEEVRVTQLARGFSSTWKASVESLSQDVMRSFSNFKNGTGIIQGALTQLIQYYHRFHKVLAQPPLRSLPARAELINIHHLMVELKKHKPNF from the exons ATGACCGCGGCGGCAAACatggcggcggaggcggcg GTTCGGGTCTCGGAGGCGCCGCTGGAGGCGGAGCTGGAGGCGGAGCTGGGCCGGGGCCCCCCCGAGGCCGAGCTGGACCTGGAGGGGGAGGATCTGGTGCTGGATGAAGTGGACG ttcACATCCAGGCCAACCTGGAGGACGCGCTGGTGCAGGAGGCCCTGAAGACG GGCGTGGACCTGCGGCAGTACTCCAAGcaggtggagctggagctgcaggaggtggaACGTGCCTCCATCCGCGACT ACATCAAGGAGAGCGAGAACATCGCCTCGCTGCACAACCAGATCACCGCTTGCGACGCCATCCTGGAG cgcATGGAGCAGATGTTGAGCGCGTTCCAGTGCGACCTGAGCAGCATCAGCTCCGAGATCCGGACGCTGCAGGAGCAGTCGGTGGCCATGAACTTGCGGCTGAAGAACCGCCGGGCCGTGCGGCGGCAACTGGGCCAGCTCCTGGACGAGCTGGTGGTCCCCGCCGCCATGATCAG CACCATCCTGGAAGCGCCGGTGACGGAGCCGGAAttcctggagcagctgcaggaaCTGAACGGGAAAATCAACTCGGTGAAGGAGCAGGCGTTCCGGGAGACCGTGGCCTGCGCCGACGTCCAGCACgtcctggagaaactcaaaatTAAG gccGTCACCAAGATCCGGGAGTTCGTCCTGCAGAAGATCTACTCCTTCCGCAAGCCCATGACCAACTACCAGATCCCCCAAAACGCCTTGTTGAAATACAg GTTTTTCTACCAGTTTCTGCTGGGCAACGAGCGGGTGGTGGCGCAGGAGCTGCGGGAGCAGTACGTGGACACCATGAGCAAGATCTACCTCTCCTACTTCAAATCCTACACCAGCCGCCTCATGAAGATCcag TACGAGGAGGTGGCGGAGAAGGACGATCTCATGGGCGTGGAGGACACGGCCAAGAAAG gCTTCTTCTCCAAGCCCTCGTTGAAGAACCGCAACACCGTCTTCACCCTGGGCAACCGGGGCAGCGTCATCGGGGCGGCCGAGCTGGAGGGTCCCATCATCGTGCCCCACGCCGCGCAGAAGAGTGACGTGCGG TACCCCTTCGAGTCGCTGTTCCGCAGCCAGCACTACGCGCTGCTGGACAACAGCTGCCGCGAGTACTTGTTCCTCTGCGACTTCTTCATGGTGACCGGCCCCAGCGCCCAGGATCTCTTCAACGCCGTCATGGGCAAGACCTTGGCCATGTTCctg AAGCACATGGAAGCCTACGTCTGCGACTGCTACGACAGCATCGCCGTCTTCCTCTGCATCCACATCGTCCTGCGCTTCAAAGCCATCATGGCCAAGCGCAACATCCCCGCCGTCGATAA gTACTGGGACACGCTGCTGGAGATCCTGTGGCCCCGCTTCGAGCACATCCTGGAGCTGAACATCCAGAGCATCCAAAGCACCGACCCCCAGAAATTGGGGTTCCTCGACACCCGCCCCCACTAT atcaCCCGCCGCTACGCCGAATTCTCCTCCGCCATCGTCAGCATCAACCAGACCTTCCCTAACGAGAAGACCCACgcgctgctggggcagctccag gtggAGGTGGAGAACTTCGTGCTGCGCGTGGCGGCCGAGTTCTCCTCCCGCAAGGAGCAGCTCATTTTCCTCATTAACAACTACGACATGATGCTGGGTGTCCTCATG GAGCGGGCGGTGGAGGAGAGCAAGGAGGTGGAGGGcttccagcagctgctctctgcccgCACCCAG GAGTTCATCGAGGAGATCCTGTCCCCCCCCTTCGGCGGGATGATCGCCTTCGTCAAGGAGGCGGAGGCGCTGCTGGAGAAGGGGCAGCTGGAGCGGCTGCGCGGGGAGGAGG TTCGGGTGACGCAACTGGCTCGGGGTTTCTCCAGCACCTGGAAGGCGTCGGTGGAGTCGCTGAGCCAGGACGTCATGCGTTCCTTCAGCAACTTCAAGAATGGCACCGGCATCATCCAG GGTGCCCTGACGCAGCTGATCCAATATTACCACCGGTTCCACAAGGTGCTGGCGCAGCCCCCGCTGCGCTCCCTGCCCGCCCGCGCCGAGCTCATCAACATCCACCACCTCATGGTGGAGCTCAAGAAGCACAAACCCAACTTCTAa
- the VPS52 gene encoding vacuolar protein sorting-associated protein 52 homolog isoform X2: protein MEQMLSAFQCDLSSISSEIRTLQEQSVAMNLRLKNRRAVRRQLGQLLDELVVPAAMISTILEAPVTEPEFLEQLQELNGKINSVKEQAFRETVACADVQHVLEKLKIKAVTKIREFVLQKIYSFRKPMTNYQIPQNALLKYRFFYQFLLGNERVVAQELREQYVDTMSKIYLSYFKSYTSRLMKIQYEEVAEKDDLMGVEDTAKKGFFSKPSLKNRNTVFTLGNRGSVIGAAELEGPIIVPHAAQKSDVRYPFESLFRSQHYALLDNSCREYLFLCDFFMVTGPSAQDLFNAVMGKTLAMFLKHMEAYVCDCYDSIAVFLCIHIVLRFKAIMAKRNIPAVDKYWDTLLEILWPRFEHILELNIQSIQSTDPQKLGFLDTRPHYITRRYAEFSSAIVSINQTFPNEKTHALLGQLQVEVENFVLRVAAEFSSRKEQLIFLINNYDMMLGVLMERAVEESKEVEGFQQLLSARTQEFIEEILSPPFGGMIAFVKEAEALLEKGQLERLRGEEVRVTQLARGFSSTWKASVESLSQDVMRSFSNFKNGTGIIQGALTQLIQYYHRFHKVLAQPPLRSLPARAELINIHHLMVELKKHKPNF, encoded by the exons ATGGAGCAGATGTTGAGCGCGTTCCAGTGCGACCTGAGCAGCATCAGCTCCGAGATCCGGACGCTGCAGGAGCAGTCGGTGGCCATGAACTTGCGGCTGAAGAACCGCCGGGCCGTGCGGCGGCAACTGGGCCAGCTCCTGGACGAGCTGGTGGTCCCCGCCGCCATGATCAG CACCATCCTGGAAGCGCCGGTGACGGAGCCGGAAttcctggagcagctgcaggaaCTGAACGGGAAAATCAACTCGGTGAAGGAGCAGGCGTTCCGGGAGACCGTGGCCTGCGCCGACGTCCAGCACgtcctggagaaactcaaaatTAAG gccGTCACCAAGATCCGGGAGTTCGTCCTGCAGAAGATCTACTCCTTCCGCAAGCCCATGACCAACTACCAGATCCCCCAAAACGCCTTGTTGAAATACAg GTTTTTCTACCAGTTTCTGCTGGGCAACGAGCGGGTGGTGGCGCAGGAGCTGCGGGAGCAGTACGTGGACACCATGAGCAAGATCTACCTCTCCTACTTCAAATCCTACACCAGCCGCCTCATGAAGATCcag TACGAGGAGGTGGCGGAGAAGGACGATCTCATGGGCGTGGAGGACACGGCCAAGAAAG gCTTCTTCTCCAAGCCCTCGTTGAAGAACCGCAACACCGTCTTCACCCTGGGCAACCGGGGCAGCGTCATCGGGGCGGCCGAGCTGGAGGGTCCCATCATCGTGCCCCACGCCGCGCAGAAGAGTGACGTGCGG TACCCCTTCGAGTCGCTGTTCCGCAGCCAGCACTACGCGCTGCTGGACAACAGCTGCCGCGAGTACTTGTTCCTCTGCGACTTCTTCATGGTGACCGGCCCCAGCGCCCAGGATCTCTTCAACGCCGTCATGGGCAAGACCTTGGCCATGTTCctg AAGCACATGGAAGCCTACGTCTGCGACTGCTACGACAGCATCGCCGTCTTCCTCTGCATCCACATCGTCCTGCGCTTCAAAGCCATCATGGCCAAGCGCAACATCCCCGCCGTCGATAA gTACTGGGACACGCTGCTGGAGATCCTGTGGCCCCGCTTCGAGCACATCCTGGAGCTGAACATCCAGAGCATCCAAAGCACCGACCCCCAGAAATTGGGGTTCCTCGACACCCGCCCCCACTAT atcaCCCGCCGCTACGCCGAATTCTCCTCCGCCATCGTCAGCATCAACCAGACCTTCCCTAACGAGAAGACCCACgcgctgctggggcagctccag gtggAGGTGGAGAACTTCGTGCTGCGCGTGGCGGCCGAGTTCTCCTCCCGCAAGGAGCAGCTCATTTTCCTCATTAACAACTACGACATGATGCTGGGTGTCCTCATG GAGCGGGCGGTGGAGGAGAGCAAGGAGGTGGAGGGcttccagcagctgctctctgcccgCACCCAG GAGTTCATCGAGGAGATCCTGTCCCCCCCCTTCGGCGGGATGATCGCCTTCGTCAAGGAGGCGGAGGCGCTGCTGGAGAAGGGGCAGCTGGAGCGGCTGCGCGGGGAGGAGG TTCGGGTGACGCAACTGGCTCGGGGTTTCTCCAGCACCTGGAAGGCGTCGGTGGAGTCGCTGAGCCAGGACGTCATGCGTTCCTTCAGCAACTTCAAGAATGGCACCGGCATCATCCAG GGTGCCCTGACGCAGCTGATCCAATATTACCACCGGTTCCACAAGGTGCTGGCGCAGCCCCCGCTGCGCTCCCTGCCCGCCCGCGCCGAGCTCATCAACATCCACCACCTCATGGTGGAGCTCAAGAAGCACAAACCCAACTTCTAa
- the RING1 gene encoding E3 ubiquitin-protein ligase RING1, with translation MAAPANAQSASKTWELSLYELHRTPQEAIMDGTEIAVSPRSLHSELMCPICLDMLKNTMTTKECLHRFCSDCIVTALRSGNKECPTCRKKLVSKRSLRPDPNFDALISKIYPSRDEYEAHQDRVLAKLSRLHNQQALSSSIEEGLKMQAMHRAQRVRKLHQESDNATFSGGEDNCDSRSHLSNASAPSHPEAGPSRKRSRASDDSGPDPDPETSHEGGGRGSPEPGAEPGSSEIELVFRPHPLLVEKGEYSQTRYVKTTANATVDHLSKYLALRIALEEAPGPGPEAAAGLEEVSEKQYTIYITTAGGAFTTLNGSLTLELVNEKYWKVSKPLELYYAPTKEQK, from the exons ATGGCCGCCCCCGCCAACGCCCAGAGCGCCAGCAAGACCTGGGAGCTGAGCCTGTACGAGCTGCACCGCACCCCGCAG gaggCCATCATGGACGGGACGGAGATCGCGGTGTCCCCGCGCAGCCTGCACAGCGAGCTGATGTGTCCCATCTGCCTGGACATGCTGAAGAACACCATGACCACCAAGGAGTGCCTGCACCGCTTCTGCTCCGACTGCATCGTCACCGCCCTGCGCAGCGG GAATAAGGAGTGTCCCACGTGCCGGAAGAAGCTGGTTTCCAAGCGATCCCTCCGACCAGATCCCAATTTTGACGCCCTGATCTCCAAGATCTACCCCAGCCGGGATGAGTACGAGGCCCACCAGGATCGGGTCCTGGCCAAGCTCAGCCGTCTCCACAACCAGCAGGCGTTGAGCAGCAGCATCGAGGAGGGGCTGAAGATGCAGGCCATGCACAG GGCTCAGCGCGTACGGAAGCTGCACCAGGAGTCGGACAATGCCACGTTCAGTGGCGGAGAGGACAACTGCGACAGCCGTTCCCACCTCAGCAACGCCTCAGCCCCCAGCCACCCCGAGGCCGGCCCCAGCCGGAAACGATCCCGAGCTTCCGACGACTCCGGGCCCGATCCTGATCCCGAAACCTCCCACGAAGGTGGGGGGCGAGGGAGCCCTGAGCCGGGGGCGGAGCCGGGCAGCAGCGAGATCGAGCTGGTTTTCCGTCCGCATCCGCTTTTGGTGGAGAAGGGGGAGTACTCGCAGACACG GTACGTGAAGACGACGGCCAACGCCACCGTTGACCACCTCTCCAAGTACCTGGCGCTGCGCATCGCGCTGGAGgaggcgccggggccggggccggaggcggcggcggggctggaggaggtgagCGAGAAGCAGTACACCATCTACATCACCACCGCCGGCGGAGCCTTCACG ACCCTCAATGGGTCCCTGACGCTGGAGCTGGTGAACGAGAAGTATTGGAAGGTCAGCAAACCCCTGGAGCTCTACTACGCGCCCACCAAGGAGCAGAAGTAG